In a single window of the Spirochaetota bacterium genome:
- the nrdD gene encoding anaerobic ribonucleoside-triphosphate reductase, whose translation MQKHHEKKIPVEVYSRVVGYFRPVNQWNKGKQEEFHERKEFMKDELFKVNTHEYSGYSKNLTH comes from the coding sequence ATGCAAAAGCATCATGAAAAAAAGATACCTGTTGAAGTCTACTCAAGGGTTGTTGGGTATTTCAGGCCAGTGAACCAGTGGAATAAAGGGAAACAGGAAGAATTTCATGAAAGAAAAGAGTTTATGAAAGATGAATTATTTAAGGTAAATACACATGAATATTCGGGGTATTCAAAAAACCTCACTCATTGA
- a CDS encoding ribonucleoside triphosphate reductase: protein MADSKASPQFIRKRDGRIVPFYIEKITEAIFKAARAVGGTDRNTAAQIAESVVDILSLLYKGEHIPTVENVQDLVEKMLIEKGHAKVAKAYILYREQHRKIREGKSLLNEGIQLIEDYLDRSDWRVNENSNMSYSLQGLNNHIASAVTAKYWLERIYPPEIRDAHVNCDMHLHDLGLLSAYCVGWDLRDLLLTGFGGVPGKVESRPAKHFRSALGQIVNFFYTLQGESAGAQAFANFDTYLAPFIRYDNLDYAGVKQCLQEFIFNMNIPTRVGFQTPFTNVTLDLTVPHSIADEHVIIGGQFMDETYAQFQKEMDIFNTAFAECMLEGDARHRIFTFPIPTYNISKDFDWDNPSLNLLWEITAKYGIPYFANFVNSDMDPDDARSMCCRLRLDNRELRKRGGGLFGANPLTGSIGVVTINMPRLGYLAKTKDEFFDNLSHLMDLARNSLEIKRKVLENFTANNLYPYTKFYLRDVYKRFKKYWVNHFSTIGLVGMNEACLNLLGQDITTEEGKEFTAQVLDFMRDKITAYQHETGNLYNLEATPAEGVSYRFARHDKNRFPDIITSGKNEPYYTNSIHPPVGFAHDIFDLLDHQDQLQSKFTGGTVVHCFIGEKIDDPQMVKLLVKTIAYNYHIPYFTITPTFSICPVHGYIPGNHKFCPYEHTKEELEMFGIDVEIEDSKPLQIEAQVQQ, encoded by the coding sequence ATGGCAGATTCAAAAGCTAGCCCCCAGTTTATTAGAAAACGGGATGGCAGGATAGTTCCTTTTTATATAGAAAAGATCACAGAAGCAATATTCAAGGCTGCCCGTGCTGTTGGTGGCACTGACAGAAATACTGCAGCTCAAATTGCTGAATCGGTTGTTGATATATTGTCCTTATTATATAAAGGTGAGCATATTCCAACAGTTGAAAATGTTCAGGATTTAGTTGAAAAGATGCTCATAGAGAAAGGGCATGCAAAAGTTGCAAAAGCTTATATTCTGTACCGTGAGCAGCACCGCAAAATACGCGAAGGAAAAAGCCTTTTAAATGAAGGCATTCAGCTTATTGAAGATTACCTTGACAGATCAGACTGGCGTGTGAACGAAAACAGCAATATGAGTTATTCTTTGCAGGGTTTAAACAATCATATCGCATCTGCAGTAACCGCTAAATACTGGCTTGAACGAATTTATCCTCCCGAAATCAGGGATGCACATGTTAACTGTGATATGCATTTACATGATTTAGGGTTGCTTTCTGCATACTGCGTTGGGTGGGATTTGCGTGACCTTTTATTAACCGGTTTTGGTGGTGTTCCCGGCAAAGTTGAAAGCAGACCTGCAAAACATTTCAGAAGTGCATTGGGACAGATAGTTAATTTTTTCTATACCCTGCAGGGTGAATCTGCCGGTGCTCAGGCATTTGCAAACTTTGATACGTATCTTGCTCCATTCATACGCTACGATAACTTGGATTATGCAGGCGTAAAACAGTGCCTACAGGAATTTATCTTCAACATGAATATACCTACCCGTGTAGGATTCCAGACCCCATTTACCAATGTAACACTTGACCTTACTGTTCCCCACTCCATAGCTGATGAACATGTGATCATTGGTGGACAATTCATGGACGAAACATATGCACAATTTCAAAAAGAGATGGATATCTTCAATACCGCCTTTGCCGAATGCATGCTTGAAGGAGATGCCCGCCACAGAATTTTTACATTTCCCATACCTACATACAATATTTCAAAAGATTTTGACTGGGACAATCCATCTTTAAACCTGCTATGGGAAATTACTGCAAAATATGGCATACCCTATTTTGCAAACTTTGTTAACTCCGACATGGATCCAGATGATGCACGTTCCATGTGCTGCCGCCTGCGACTTGATAACAGGGAATTACGCAAGCGGGGTGGCGGTCTTTTTGGTGCAAATCCACTAACTGGAAGTATTGGTGTTGTAACTATAAATATGCCACGTTTAGGGTATCTTGCCAAAACGAAAGATGAATTTTTTGATAACTTATCTCATTTAATGGATTTAGCTCGGAATTCATTAGAAATTAAGCGTAAAGTTCTGGAAAACTTTACTGCTAATAATCTTTATCCCTATACTAAATTCTATCTTCGTGATGTATATAAACGATTCAAAAAATACTGGGTTAACCATTTCTCAACGATTGGTCTTGTTGGGATGAACGAAGCCTGCCTTAATCTTTTAGGTCAGGACATAACAACTGAAGAAGGTAAAGAGTTCACTGCTCAGGTACTGGATTTTATGCGGGATAAAATTACCGCCTATCAGCATGAAACAGGCAATTTATACAATTTAGAAGCAACACCTGCTGAAGGAGTAAGCTACCGGTTTGCACGCCACGATAAAAACAGATTTCCTGACATCATAACATCCGGCAAAAACGAGCCATATTACACTAACTCTATTCATCCACCGGTAGGATTTGCTCACGATATATTTGATTTGCTTGACCATCAGGACCAACTGCAGTCAAAATTCACCGGGGGCACGGTAGTGCATTGCTTTATAGGTGAAAAGATTGATGATCCCCAGATGGTAAAACTTCTGGTTAAGACCATTGCCTATAACTACCATATACCATATTTTACCATTACGCCAACATTCAGTATTTGCCCCGTTCATGGGTATATACCGGGTAATCATAAATTCTGTCCGTATGAGCATACAAAAGAAGAACTTGAGATGTTTGGGATAGATGTCGAAATTGAAGATAGTAAGCCATTGCAGATTGAAGCACAGGTACAGCAGTAA